The Euphorbia lathyris chromosome 2, ddEupLath1.1, whole genome shotgun sequence genome includes a window with the following:
- the LOC136220582 gene encoding 1-aminocyclopropane-1-carboxylate oxidase homolog 1-like yields the protein MESEYCRTSELKAFDDTKAGVKGLVDAGITKIPRIFHRSTLDDIDSSGSADDSKLRFPIIDLEGVDKDSALRKEIIDKVGNASENWGFFEVVNHGIPANVMEEMLEGIKRFHELDVESKKEFFSRDYLKKVVYNSNFDLYSSPSTDWKDTIFFQMTPHPPTPQQLPPTCRDIVIKYSQEMTKIGNLVLELLSEALGLKSNHLKEMDCNEGLVILGHYYPPCPQPKLTLGSSRHADSDFFTVLLQDHICGLQVLHQNHWIDVPFTPGALVVNIGDLLQLITNDRFISVEHRVVAQDIGPRISVACFFSTLLVPKPRLYGPIKQLLSEDNPPKYRETTVSAYSDYYKSKGLDGTSALLFFKL from the exons ATGGAGTCAGAATATTGCCGAACAAGTGAACTGAAAGCTTTTGATGACACAAAAGCTGGCGTTAAAGGACTTGTGGACGCCGGAATTACTAAAATCCCTCGCATTTTCCATCGAAGTACACTTGATGACATCGACAGTAGTGGCAGTGCTGATGATTCTAAGTTGAGGTTTCCTATAATAGACCTTGAAGGCGTGGATAAGGATTCAGCTTTGCGAAAGGAGATCATTGATAAAGTAGGAAATGCTTCCGAGAATTGGGGATTCTTTGAAGTTGTGAATCATGGGATTCCAGCAAATGTAATGGAGGAGATGTTAGAGGGTATAAAGAGGTTTCACGAGCTAGATGTTGAGTCTAAAAAGGAATTCTTCTCTCGTGATTATCTGAAAAAGGTAGTATATAACAGCAACTTTGATCTCTATAGTTCACCATCAACTGATTGGAAAGATACTATCTTTTTCCAAATGACTCCTCATCCTCCAACCCCACAACAATTGCCACCTACTTGCAG AGATATAGTTATAAAGTACTCCCAAGAAATGACAAAAATAGGAAATTTGGTGCTGGAATTATTGTCGGAGGCACTTGGTCTGAAGTCAAACCACTTAAAAGAGATGGATTGCAATGAGGGACTAGTGATTTTAGGGCATTACTATCCACCATGTCCACAACCAAAATTAACCTTAGGATCAAGCAGGCATGCAGATAGTGATTTTTTCACTGTTCTGCTACAAGACCATATCTGTGGCCTCCAGGTTCTTCATCAGAATCATTGGATTGATGTACCTTTTACCCCAGGTGCTCTTGTTGTTAATATTGGAGATCTTCTACAG CTTATAACAAATGATAGGTTCATAAGTGTGGAGCACAGAGTGGTGGCACAGGATATAGGACCAAGAATCTCAGTAGCCTGCTTCTTTTCCACACTCCTTGTACCGAAACCAAGGCTTTATGGTCCTATCAAACAATTGTTATCAGAAGATAATCCTCCAAAGTATAGGGAAACCACTGTCAGTGCTTACTCTGACTACTATAAATCAAAAGGACTTGATGGCACTTCTGCTCTCTTGTTTTTCAAGCTTTGA